Proteins encoded by one window of Rutidosis leptorrhynchoides isolate AG116_Rl617_1_P2 chromosome 7, CSIRO_AGI_Rlap_v1, whole genome shotgun sequence:
- the LOC139860055 gene encoding uncharacterized protein, producing MACSNNNINALNYSPLFNTLKNGTALPSPFEVNGHHYERGYYLGDGIYPDWAMLVKAPHNPTDEPRKKFKRFQECARKDIERAFGVLQENNSFVIGWREERMIQRNPLQRLEKNLRDQDARIKEIRDKQLHKQLEADLTKHIWDLSPYFRNA from the exons ATGGCATGTTCGAACAACAACATTAACGCTTTAAATTATTCACCATTGTTCAACACTCTCAAAAATGGAACTGCTCTACCTTCACCATTTGAAGTAAACGGGCATCACTATGAAAGAGGGTATTACCTAGGTGATGGTATATACCCAGATTGGGCAATGTTGGTAAAAGCGCCCCATAATCCAACTGACGAACCACGTAAAAAATTTAAACGGTTTCAAGAATGTGCAAGAAAAGATATTGAGCGTGCATTTGGAGTATTACAGG AGAATAACAGTTTTGTTATTGGATGGAGAGAAGAAAGAATGATACAACGAAACCCACTACAACGGTTAGAAAAAAATTTGAGGGATCAAGATGCAAGGATTAAGGAAATTAGAGACAAGCAACTTCACAAACAGTTAGAGGCAGACTTAACCAAGCACATTTGGGACTTATCACCTTACTTTCGCAACGCTTAA